In one window of Orcinus orca chromosome 17, mOrcOrc1.1, whole genome shotgun sequence DNA:
- the GPIHBP1 gene encoding glycosylphosphatidylinositol-anchored high density lipoprotein-binding protein 1 isoform X2 has protein sequence MKVLVAVLLALLLCGQPASVSSSVKWTGHPDGYGPAAVKGQHTPPSVAGRGRTQEVEDDDVDAGPEGYDEDDDEEDDEASVTAGSRGTVQLRCYSCQSLHRDESCRQMQSCILPKTCKTIVSHWNTESGPRTTYSGWCADTCQPISRTVDGSLTTISCCQASLCNVPPWQDPQGSGAGGPRGRPSTVATALLFSLLAGLQAMVF, from the exons ATGAAGGTGCTGGTGGCTGTCCTGCTGGCTCTGCTGCTGTGCGGGCAGCCAG cctcagtttcctcttctgtgaaatggacaGGCCATCCTGACGGCTACGGGCCAGCTGCTGTAAAGGGCCAGCACACACCCCCTAGTGTTGCGG GCAGAGGGCGGACGCAGGAGGTCGAGGATGATGACGTGGACGCTGGACCTGAAGGCTATGACGAGGATGACGACGAGGAGGACGACGAGGCCAGCGTGACTGCAGGCAGCAGAGGCACAG TGCAGCTGCGGTGCTACTCCTGCCAGTCCCTGCACCGGGATGAGAGCTGCAGACAGATGCAGAGCTGCATCCTCCCCAAGACCTGCAAAACCATCGTCTCCCACTGGAATACTG AGTCAGGTCCCCGGACCACCTACTCGGGGTGGTGTGCAGACACATGTCAACCCATCAGCAGGACGGTGGATGGCTCCCTGACGACCATATCCTGCTGCCAGGCCAGCCTGTGCAACGTCCCGCCCTGGCAGGACCCCCAGGGAAGCGGGGCCGGTGGCCCCCGGGGCAGACCCTCAACCGTGGCCACCGCCCTCCTGTTCAGCCTCCTCGCCGGCCTTCAGGCAATGGTGTTCTGA
- the GPIHBP1 gene encoding glycosylphosphatidylinositol-anchored high density lipoprotein-binding protein 1 isoform X4, whose amino-acid sequence MKVLVAVLLALLLCGQPGHPDGYGPAAVKGQHTPPSVAGRGRTQEVEDDDVDAGPEGYDEDDDEEDDEASVTAGSRGTVQLRCYSCQSLHRDESCRQMQSCILPKTCKTIVSHWNTESGPRTTYSGWCADTCQPISRTVDGSLTTISCCQASLCNVPPWQDPQGSGAGGPRGRPSTVATALLFSLLAGLQAMVF is encoded by the exons ATGAAGGTGCTGGTGGCTGTCCTGCTGGCTCTGCTGCTGTGCGGGCAGCCAG GCCATCCTGACGGCTACGGGCCAGCTGCTGTAAAGGGCCAGCACACACCCCCTAGTGTTGCGG GCAGAGGGCGGACGCAGGAGGTCGAGGATGATGACGTGGACGCTGGACCTGAAGGCTATGACGAGGATGACGACGAGGAGGACGACGAGGCCAGCGTGACTGCAGGCAGCAGAGGCACAG TGCAGCTGCGGTGCTACTCCTGCCAGTCCCTGCACCGGGATGAGAGCTGCAGACAGATGCAGAGCTGCATCCTCCCCAAGACCTGCAAAACCATCGTCTCCCACTGGAATACTG AGTCAGGTCCCCGGACCACCTACTCGGGGTGGTGTGCAGACACATGTCAACCCATCAGCAGGACGGTGGATGGCTCCCTGACGACCATATCCTGCTGCCAGGCCAGCCTGTGCAACGTCCCGCCCTGGCAGGACCCCCAGGGAAGCGGGGCCGGTGGCCCCCGGGGCAGACCCTCAACCGTGGCCACCGCCCTCCTGTTCAGCCTCCTCGCCGGCCTTCAGGCAATGGTGTTCTGA
- the GPIHBP1 gene encoding glycosylphosphatidylinositol-anchored high density lipoprotein-binding protein 1 isoform X1, with amino-acid sequence MKVLVAVLLALLLCGQPASVSSSVKWTGHPDGYGPAAVKGQHTPPSVAGKEHTGRGRTQEVEDDDVDAGPEGYDEDDDEEDDEASVTAGSRGTVQLRCYSCQSLHRDESCRQMQSCILPKTCKTIVSHWNTESGPRTTYSGWCADTCQPISRTVDGSLTTISCCQASLCNVPPWQDPQGSGAGGPRGRPSTVATALLFSLLAGLQAMVF; translated from the exons ATGAAGGTGCTGGTGGCTGTCCTGCTGGCTCTGCTGCTGTGCGGGCAGCCAG cctcagtttcctcttctgtgaaatggacaGGCCATCCTGACGGCTACGGGCCAGCTGCTGTAAAGGGCCAGCACACACCCCCTAGTGTTGCGGGTAAGGAACACACAG GCAGAGGGCGGACGCAGGAGGTCGAGGATGATGACGTGGACGCTGGACCTGAAGGCTATGACGAGGATGACGACGAGGAGGACGACGAGGCCAGCGTGACTGCAGGCAGCAGAGGCACAG TGCAGCTGCGGTGCTACTCCTGCCAGTCCCTGCACCGGGATGAGAGCTGCAGACAGATGCAGAGCTGCATCCTCCCCAAGACCTGCAAAACCATCGTCTCCCACTGGAATACTG AGTCAGGTCCCCGGACCACCTACTCGGGGTGGTGTGCAGACACATGTCAACCCATCAGCAGGACGGTGGATGGCTCCCTGACGACCATATCCTGCTGCCAGGCCAGCCTGTGCAACGTCCCGCCCTGGCAGGACCCCCAGGGAAGCGGGGCCGGTGGCCCCCGGGGCAGACCCTCAACCGTGGCCACCGCCCTCCTGTTCAGCCTCCTCGCCGGCCTTCAGGCAATGGTGTTCTGA
- the GPIHBP1 gene encoding glycosylphosphatidylinositol-anchored high density lipoprotein-binding protein 1 isoform X3: MKVLVAVLLALLLCGQPGHPDGYGPAAVKGQHTPPSVAGKEHTGRGRTQEVEDDDVDAGPEGYDEDDDEEDDEASVTAGSRGTVQLRCYSCQSLHRDESCRQMQSCILPKTCKTIVSHWNTESGPRTTYSGWCADTCQPISRTVDGSLTTISCCQASLCNVPPWQDPQGSGAGGPRGRPSTVATALLFSLLAGLQAMVF; the protein is encoded by the exons ATGAAGGTGCTGGTGGCTGTCCTGCTGGCTCTGCTGCTGTGCGGGCAGCCAG GCCATCCTGACGGCTACGGGCCAGCTGCTGTAAAGGGCCAGCACACACCCCCTAGTGTTGCGGGTAAGGAACACACAG GCAGAGGGCGGACGCAGGAGGTCGAGGATGATGACGTGGACGCTGGACCTGAAGGCTATGACGAGGATGACGACGAGGAGGACGACGAGGCCAGCGTGACTGCAGGCAGCAGAGGCACAG TGCAGCTGCGGTGCTACTCCTGCCAGTCCCTGCACCGGGATGAGAGCTGCAGACAGATGCAGAGCTGCATCCTCCCCAAGACCTGCAAAACCATCGTCTCCCACTGGAATACTG AGTCAGGTCCCCGGACCACCTACTCGGGGTGGTGTGCAGACACATGTCAACCCATCAGCAGGACGGTGGATGGCTCCCTGACGACCATATCCTGCTGCCAGGCCAGCCTGTGCAACGTCCCGCCCTGGCAGGACCCCCAGGGAAGCGGGGCCGGTGGCCCCCGGGGCAGACCCTCAACCGTGGCCACCGCCCTCCTGTTCAGCCTCCTCGCCGGCCTTCAGGCAATGGTGTTCTGA